One stretch of Psilocybe cubensis strain MGC-MH-2018 chromosome 6, whole genome shotgun sequence DNA includes these proteins:
- a CDS encoding Short-chain dehydrogenase/reductase VdtF, giving the protein MSGPQSYRPQTANDLSGRVALVTGGGTGIGLMISQGLAAAGAKVYITGRRVEVLDKVVASWDRQIGGEILSLQMDVTDKASIEAAKKIIEEKEGKLHILVNNAGQVGPTSNFLNNTSGPQHKDAETLGTALFNNETFQGWSDLYSINAASIFFVSTAFLGLLAKGSEDVTGFWSCIINITSISGLTKVAQEHFCYNSAKAAASHLTRMLSTELSLKGIPVRVNAIAPGVYASEMTVDVVTEDLVDKIGKGVQPVPAKRAGTGQEMAGTAVYLASRAGGYVHGQEIVIDGGYLAVNPSIV; this is encoded by the exons ATGTCTGGACCGCAATCTTATCGTCCCCAAACGGCCAATGATCTTTCCGGAAGAGTTGCCCTTGTCACTGGCGGAGGAACTGGAATCGGTTTAATGATTTCACAAGGATTGGCCGCAGCTGGCGCAAAGGTTTACATAACTGGGCGCCGTGTCGAAGTCCTCGATAAAGTTGTAGCTTCTTGGGATCGACAAATTGGAGGGGAGATTTTATC ATTGCAAATGGACGTCACCGACAAGGCTAGTATCGAAGCCGCGAAGAAGATtattgaagaaaaggaaggaaaaCTACATATCCTTGTAAACAA TGCTGGCCAAGTTGGACCAACCTCAAACTTTCTGAACAATACTTCAGGCCCCCAGCATAAAGATGCGGAGACCCTTGGAACAGCTTTGTTCAACAACGAGACATTTCAGGGATGGTCCGATTTATATTCAATCAATGCGGCTTCTATTTTCTTCGTCTCGACAGCCTTCCTCGGTCTGCTTGCCAAAGGATCAGAAGACGTTACCGGATTCTGGTCAtgcatcatcaacatcaccaGTATCAGTGGCCTTACAAAGGTGGCCCAAGAACAT TTTTGCTACAACAGCGCAAAAGCAGCTGCCTCGCATTTAACAAGGATGCTTTCGACAGAATTGTCCCTAAAAGGTATTCCTGTGCGGGTGAATGCGATTGCTCCGGGCGTGTATGCTTCGGAGATGACAGTAGACGTTGTTACCGAAGATTTGGTCGATAAGATTGGAAAGGGTGTCCAGCCTGTGCCCGCTAAACGAGCAGGAAC CGGTCAGGAAATGGCAGGAACCGCTGTCTACTTGGCTTCACGAGCGGGTGGATATGTTCACGGTCAAGAAATTGTCATCGATGGGGGTTATTTGGCTGTTAACCCCTCAATTGTTTAA
- a CDS encoding tRNA-aminoacylation cofactor arc1, which translates to MSIQSAISKLRSPVRDLVNAVTREGQELGGQNEADEKEVVGWIEKTSQGTLVNENNLKDLDALLVPKTYIATNYLTAADIALYGELHPFVAKLQPSEYYAVPSLTRYFDHIQSGAAVRASAASLNDAFKKISFDLDNAPQLERKAEPSKKKDKAPKPPVDSTSHKVSTPNAEESSTSTSTPSVEKQKEKKEKKKGAVSEAGGSKEGKKGGVAKTQPAEDAEPSPSMIDLRVGHIVDVVKHPDADGLYVEQIDLGEETGPRTVVSGLVNYIPIEQMRDKYLVAVCNLKPANMRGVKSFAMVLCATSKDGKDAGIELIQPPVGSKPGDRVYFEGSEYENATPLSQLNPKKKIFETVQPGFITLDTKEAAWVNPTTKSVHKIRTAKGVCVAPTLIGASLS; encoded by the exons ATGTCCATCCAGTCCGCCATCTCTAAGCTGCGATCTCCCGTTCGGGATTTGGTCAATGCCGTCACTCGCGAAGGGCAAGAGCTTGGTGGGCAAAACGAGGCTGACGAGAAAGAAGTTGTAGGATGGATTGAAAAAACAAGCCAAGGAACATTGGTGAACGAAAACAATCTCAAG GATCTCGATGCTTTACTTGTGCCGAAAACATACATTGCCACCAACTACCTCACTGCAGCTGATATTGCTCTATATGGAGAGCTACATCCATTTGTT GCCAAACTACAACCCTCTGAGTACTATGCGGTTCCATCTTTGACTCGCTACTTCGATCACATCCAATCAGGTGCTGCCGTTCGCGCATCTGCAGCATCCTTGAATGATGCTTTCAAGAAAATATCCTTCGATCTTGATAACGCACCTCAATTGGAGAGAAAGGCTGAACCTTCcaagaagaaagacaaagCGCCCAAACCTCCTGTAGACAGTACTTCGCACAAGGTTTCTACTCCCAATGCTGAAGAATcgtccacatccacctcTACCCCTTCCGTCGAAAaacagaaagagaaaaaagagaaaaagaagggagCCGTATCCGAGGCAGGTGGAAGCAAGGAAGGGAAGAAAGGCGGTGTCGCGAAAACCCAGCCTGCAGAAGACGCGGAACCATCGCCATCCATGATTGACCTCCGAGTAGGACATATCGTCGACG TCGTCAAGCATCCTGATGCTGACGGATTGTACGTCGAG CAAATTGACCTTGGGGAAGAAACTGGTCCTCGTACAGTTGTATCAGGTCTTGTCAATTATATCCCAATTGAACAGATGCGGGATAAGTACCTTGTAGCCGTT TGCAACTTGAAGCCTGCCAATATGCGTGGGGTCAAAAGTTTTGCCATGGTTCTTTGT GCAACCTCCAAGGACGGCAAAGATGCTGGAATTGAATTGATCCAACCTCCAGTAGGATCTAAACCCGGTGATCGAGTTTACTTCGAAGGCTCAGAATACGAAA ATGCCACCCCACTTTCTCAACTCAATCCCAAGAAAAAGATCTTTGAAACTGTACAACCAG GGTTCATCACTTTAGACACCAAAGAAGCTGCATGGGTCAACCCAACAACGAAATCTGTACACAAAATCCGCACTGCAAAGGGAGTTTGTGTCGCCCCGACATTAATCGGTGCCTCATTATCCTAG
- a CDS encoding SAGA-associated factor 29, with product MDSRRRGVPTRPASVEEMACWGHAADSLKHLSSIYTKSSTSDVVSRVNRLINAWPADDTSTGEGLGTLKSLQTKLITGLTDISTASHSEVRAIDDALESIGVLIALRKAPESALPPAEKRKRPRASSPSGTPAPTPATGVRSMSITVPPRTSSVGPTAPRDARAKKDSTPKSQALLPGRKVAYRPPKGTETEEGTWIVAIVRRCLSHDKQGARYEVQDAEPQENGQPGLKYIANPKAMVPLPDPEAAPGSPGHLGAHPTFSVGDPVLALYPDTSCFYRAEVISVPTPDRSSPSTKYVPAYNVKFEDDDDMIHSVSAYWVVQFPQHLL from the exons ATGGACAGCAGACGGCGGGGCGTGCCAACACGACCCGCATCCGTTGAAG AAATGGCATGCTGGGGCCACGCTGCAGACTCTTTGAAACATCTATCGAGCATATACACCAAATCCAGTACTTCTGACGTTGTCTCACGCGTAAATCGATTAATAAATGCCTGGCCTGCTGACGATACATCAACCGGAGAGGGTCTGGGAACACTGAAATCGTTGCAAACCAAGCTGATTACAGGGTTGACTGACATTTCTACCGCTTCTCATAGCGAAGTGAG AGCTATTGACGATGCTTTGGAAAGTATCGGCGTACTCATAGCTTTGAGAAAAGCACCCGAGTCGGCTTTGCCCCCAG cagagaagaggaagagaccAAGAGCATCTTCGCCTTCCGGGACGCCGGCTCCCACCCCCGCAACAGGTGTCCGCTCAATGTCCATTACTGTGCCTCCAAGGACTAGCTCTGTTGGTCCCACAGCACCACGTGACGCAAGGGCGAAAAAGGACTCAACACCTAAAAGCCAAGCTCTTTTGCCAGGACGTAAAGTTGCTTACCGTCCTCCCAAAGGCACAGAGACAGAAGAAGGCACTTGGATAGTGGCTATTGTCAGGCGTTGCCTCAGCCATGATAAACAAGGCGCAAGATACGAAGTTCAAGATGCCGAACCACAAGAAAATGGACAGCCCGGACT GAAATATATTGCCAACCCAAAAGCTATGGTACCCCTTCCCGACCCAGAAGCGGCCCCAGGAAGTCCAGGTCATCTAGGTGCTCACCCTACCTTCTCCGTTGGAGATCCTGTGTTGGCACTGTATCCAGACACCAGTTGTTTCTATCGAGCTGAGGTTATTTCAGTGCCCACTCCAGATCGA TCGTCTCCCTCAACGAAATATGTTCCTGCATACAATGTAAAAttcgaagacgacgatgacaTGATTCATTCGGTATCGGCCTATTGGGTTGTCCAGTTTCCTCAACACCTACTATGA
- a CDS encoding Heat shock protein 16 produces MFTRPAIDVSDEGEKYKVEADLPGVPKENVEVRIGDNGRSITIEGKVVEKEESHANKSSAKTGASGTDSKAVVKPDESSTTQISTERPFTRNVSFTRTVWLPKPVDTKHVSAKMEHGVLTITVNKTHDKASTVVAID; encoded by the exons ATGTTCACTCGACCTGCCATTGACGTCTCAGATGAGGGCGAGAAGTACAAAGTAGAGGCTGACCTTCCCGGCGTACCAAAAGAGAACGTGGAGGTCCGCATTGGAGACAATGGCCGGAGTATAACCATCGAAGGGAAGGTGGTAGAAAAAGAGGAGTCTCATGCAAACAAATCATCTGCGAAGACGGGTGCTTCTG GTACCGACTCTAAAGCTGTTGTCAAACCTGATGAAAGTTCGACTACTCAAATTTCAACGGAGCGACCTTTCACCCGGAATGTGTCCTTTACTCGTACTGTGTGGCTGCCAAAGCCTGTGGACACCAAACATGTTTCGGCCAAAATGGAACATGGTGTGTTGACAATCACCGTTAACAAAACCCACGACAAAGCTAGCACGGTAGTCGCCATTGATTGA
- a CDS encoding putative beta-glucan synthesis-associated protein C23H3.11c, whose amino-acid sequence MSRPTRRQVQQPVPQYASVPQQSPSRANSYSRTSYQQQPTVSQVSGPRPVRSTSASSTRRSSRQQHGRNVIARNVANGNIGAGYGPYSYHPETAQESGVYNSNRFSATPSETSLTTAPPPREKVQPTVMPTTTTVPQYMWDKDPDIDDALHNPDPRGDSQFTLFSLRGWVNAIAIFLIIVGLIILFAGYPVIYHYTHLPPPIIGFNAGGINGSGQIPVLPNLPGLIDPETPQSAMTRIGSDGKTYDLAFSDEFNTDGRTFYPGEDAFWEAVDLNYWPTNNVEWYDPSAVTTENGKLVITMTEQQVHGLNFQSGMVTSWNKICFNTGYIEVSISLPGSPSAPGLWPGAWTLGNLGRAGYGATTEGTWPYSYDSCDVGTYPGQVGKDGVPGVATTSGNGGGILSLQPGQKLSACTCPGSDHPGPSVNVGRGVPEIDIIEAQIDTSRMQGQASQSFQVAPYDVGYKWNSNPPAATIVDPSQTFFNSYSGGPYQQAMSGLTYVDSQFYNGTAYAPYGFEVWSDPKNRDDGYITFYYNGKETWRATPATVGPDSEAQISQRLISEEPMYVILNLGMSPDFQKPDFKHMQFPTKMYVDYVRIYQRRGTKNGITCNPPNRPTTDYINRHIVAYTNANLTTWAMANATFPRNSKYDGC is encoded by the exons ATGTCTCGTCCGACTCGCAGGCAAGTCCAACAACCTGTTCCTCAATACGCTTCTGTACCGCAACAGAGTCCATCGCGGGCCAACTCTTATTCACGCACATCCTATCAGCAACAACCTACGGTATCTCAAGTTAGCGGACCTAGACCTGTAAGGTCAACATCTGCAAGTAGCACCCGTCGGAGCAGTCGACAACAACATGGCCGCAATGTCATTGCAAGAAATGTGGCAAATGGAAACATTGGAGCAGGATATGGCCCATACTCT TATCACCCAGAGACGGCACAAGAATCCGGAGTCTATAACAGCAATCGTTTTAGTGCTACACCTTCAGAAACATCTCTAACCACAGCTCCTCCCCCAAGAGAAAAAGTTCAGCCTACAGTCATGCCTACAACAACAACCGTCCCGCAGTATATGTGGGATAAGGATCCGGACATCGATGATGCTCTCCATAATCCTGATCCTCGTGGAGATTCCCAATTTACTTTATTCTCTCTTAGAGGATGGGTGAACGCGATCGCAATTTTTCTGATTATTGTGGGATTGATTATATTATTTGCCGGATACCCTGTGATATACCATTATACCCATCTTCCACCTCCTATTATTGGATTCAACGCTGGAGGTATCAACGGCAGTGGACAGATACCTGTGCTTCCAAACCTTCCTGGCCTCATTGATCCCGAGACGCCTCAGTCTGCAATGACGCGCATTGGTTCTGACGGCAAAACCTATGATCTCGCCTTCAGTGACGAGTTCAACACTGACGGGCGAACATTCTATCCCGGAGAAGATGCTTTCTGGGAAGCTGTAGACTTGAATTATTG GCCGACAAACAATGTTGAGTGGTATGATCCATCG GCAGTCACGACTGAAAACGGAAAATTGGTTATAACCATGACAGAGCAACAAGTGCACGGCCTCAACTTTCAAAGTG GCATGGTAACATCGTGGAATAAGATATGCTTTAATACCGGTTACATTGAGGTTTCTATAAGTTTACCTGGAAGCCCATCGGCTCCTGGATTGTGGCCTGGGGCGTGGACCTTAGGGAATTTG GGAAGAGCTGGATATGGCGCAACGACTGAAGGCACATGGCCTTATAGCTACGATAGTTGCGATGTCGGTACTTATCCGGGTCAGGTTGGGAAAGACGGTGTTCCTGGTGTGGCGACTACCTCTGGGAATGGAGGAGGGATTTTAAGCCTGCAGCCAGGACAAAAACTATCCGCTTGCACGTGTCCAGGAAGTGACCACCCTGGCCCTAGTGTAAATGTTGGAAGGGGTGTTccagaaattgacatcatCGAGGCACAGATCGACACCAGCAGAATGCAAGGACAAGCATCGCAAAGTTTCCAGGTTGCCCCTTACGATGTTGGCTACAAATGGAATAGCAATCCTCCAGCAGCGACCATCGTTGATCCCAGTCAAACGTTCTTTAACAGTTATAGTGGAGGCCCTTATCAGCAAGCTATGTCAGGGCTGACATACGTCGATAGTCAATTCTACAACGGCACTGCTTATGCACCTTACGGGTTTGAGGTATGGTCTGATCCCAAAAATCGGGACGATGGGTATATCACCTTTTATTACAATGGTAAAGAGACCTGGAGGGCCACTCCAGCTACCGTGGGACCGGACTCTGAAGCCCAAATTTCTCAAAGACTGATTTCTGAGGAACCTATG TATGTTATCCTGAACTTAGGCATGTCCCCCGATTTCCAGAAACCAGACTTCAAGCATATGCAATTCCCTACTAAGATGTATGTCGACTATGTGCGCATATATCAACGACGTGGAACCAAGAACGGCATAACATGTAATCCTCCTAATAGACCCACGACAGACTATATTAATAG ACATATCGTTGCCTACACGAATGCGAATCTTACGACTTGGGCGATGGCTAATGCGACATTCCCTCGCAATTCAAAATACGACGGCTGCTAA
- a CDS encoding 50S ribosomal protein L6, which yields MIIRPSISHYTRCFSSSAAVYRNVSIIGREPIKYPPSVTILPSPTQVTITGPLGTTAIPLKEYMKVEFPVQDTMKITVENSAEKLQRQMWGTTRTLISNAIIGMTEGFTVPIYLVGVGYRVALEEDPRGTTDGGNGRRLNMKLGYSHSVLVPIPAHIKAEVPSATKIVLSCTDKHLLGLFAAKIRGYRKPEPYKGKGVFVGNETIRIKSVKKK from the exons ATGATAATTCGCCCTTCAATCTCTCATTATACTCGCTGCTTCAGCTCCTCCGCTGCTGTATACAGGAATGTCTCTATCATCGGGCGCGAGCCCATAAAATATCCCCCGTCTGTTACAATCTTACCGTCGCCAACCCAGGTCACAATAACGGGGCCATTAGGAACCACCGCGATCCCTTTGAAGGAGTACATGAAGGTCGAATTCCCTGTCCAAGACACAATGAAAATCACTGTAGAGAACTCTGCTGAGAAACTTCAGAGGCAAATGTGGGGTACAACGCGTACTCTTATTTCAAATGCTATCATTGGAATGACGGAGGGCTTCACCGTGCCTATCTATCTGGTCGGAGTCGGTTACAGAGTAGCGTTGGAAGAGGACCCAAGAGGAACCACCGACGGTGGAAACGGAAGACGTTTAAACATGAAGCTGGGTTATTCTCACTCAGTGTTGGTCCCCATTCCCGCCCACATTAAAGCAGAAGTGCCGTCAGCTACTAAGATAGTCTTGTCCTGCACCGACAAACACCTGCTAGGGTTGTTCGCCGCCAAAATACGCGGTTATAGAAAACCTGAGCCATACAAGGGCAAA GGTGTTTTCGTTGGCAATGAAACGATACGGATTAAAAGCGTTAAGAAAAAGTAG
- a CDS encoding Ubiquitin-like-specific protease 2, with protein sequence MPSPQSPSELKKRTPIPIHVPTNRPSGQNFKSQTSGQNPFTTQYSKKRTVNEDVGNPTSKRILTNRSHAQEQGPPSKRRKISNSASSMFEQGSSKGRIFKPPPPPLAPDDEEPTYDVDSDDAHAMGKQSSPDPLNSLFQESGPSRISTKHRSSINSRSNKAKPITFDETDFDISIIRGPDEEEHETFDEADYDLSTIRGTSTYVPIIIPDGNDTAWARKRFQTAEDPIEDSSDSSFSKFPGTTASEQNNLIDPPLKIDLASKLKKTPGVARSMKGKNQRVPLPFEPIGRLTSNTDRRQEGFAIEEAYVGEQLHKASPGQKLDMYLDQQALRIIANDTTLLDIPLTPPEHCKEIIFTDSYSAHFPPVIQLKKNDTVLTTIRLDKKWDQLRYNQLRSTLRVKKEQVISTGINPLWQYATAGAPPQNALLNLTYKEQQEERIRRSLSLTYAEREQERIKRNAAKLAGWRTARNGHGGDVPYSGNILTIGSRGKETSSTRQEEVLKSPVKPRPIARPEPRRSMRNTPSKEQPDELILVYPPGPGAVNINISDLNRLEPGEYLNDTLIEFGLKLWLNKLETKNPQLAHQIHIFNSFFYKKLNQGKDIQQTFENIRKWTSKIDIFEKKYIIVPINENLIAVSLHWYLAIICEPKYILYPKTPKSSASRKQTRSTVQPSVVANTPAASEDKDDQTVTSSEAEVERNLNNEFQSSCVINGEGVVDSNLPIRTAVDEHDANSLTSTVSAANKVEDGVFSSSSHASRPVFERNELQSLERSPSASESRMSVDSIEEIDEDLNRRPISTEQFYQSHRTDRHWRERAPREPDILVLDDSVNEVVNDEPVEETFIFIMDSLGTKHRQAVNKLTAYLKLEAKDKKGVSDAGTAKSKLASVPVQPNFCDCGVYLLHFAQTFMSNPVKYSQSILTQKSNNIPNHERQKIWNDSEVAGMRVTLAEQIRRLADEWKKAKSHEMQNDEGKQDNDDDDEVKIVHVQVEGKNKGAKLLKTPARRLR encoded by the exons ATGCCCTCTCCGCAAAGCCCCTCCGAGCTCAAGAAGAGAACACCTATTCCGATACATGTTCCCACAAAT AGACCGTCCGGTCAAAATTTCAAGTCACAAACATCTGGCCAAAACCCATTTACGACACAGTATAGCAAGAAACGTACCGTTAATGAAGATGTGGGCAACCCTACTTCTAAACGAATCCTCACGAATCGATCGCATGCACAAGAACAAGGACCTCCTAGTAAGCGGCGGAAGATCTCTAACTCAGCATCTTCCATGTTCGAGCAAGGAAGCTCGAAGGGCCGTATAT TTAaaccaccaccgcctcccCTTGCTCCAGACGACGAAGAACCTACATACGACGTTGATTCCGATGATGCTCATGCTATGGGAAAGCAATCCTCTCCAGATCCATTGAACTCTTTATTTCAAGAGTCAGGTCCTTCCCGCATATCCACCAAACACCGATCCAGTATCAATAGTAGATCAAACAAGGCTAAGCCCATAACTTTCGACGAAACAGATTTTGATATCAGTATCATTCGTGGTCCAGATGAGGAAGAACACGAAACTTTCGACGAAGCAGATTATGATCTAAGTACCATTCGTGGCACTAGTACGTACGTCCCGATCATCATCCCCGACGGAAATGATACGGCGTGGGCTCGTAAACGTTTTCAAACTGCCGAAGACCCCATTGAGGACTCAAGCGACAGTAGTTTTTCTAAATTCCCTGGTACAACCGCTAGTGAACAAAACAATCTCATCGATCCACCATTGAAGATCGACCTGGCGAGcaaattgaagaaaacacCAGGTGTGGCAAGAAGCATGAAAGGGAAG AACCAACGTGTCCCATTACCATTTGAACCTATTGGACGGCTCACGTCAAATACAGACCGAAGACAAGAGGGTTTTGCTATAGAAGAGGCTTATGTCGGTGAACAATTACACAAAGCTAGTCCTGGACAGAAACTTGATATGTATTTGGATCAACAAGCTCTGCGTATCATAGCCAACGACACTACACTGCTTGATATCCCCCTGACCCCCCCGGAACATTGTAAAGAAATTATATTTACT GATTCATATTCAGCACATTTCCCCCCTGTGATACAGCTGAAGAAGAACGACACTGTGCTGACTACAATACGTTTGGATAAAAAGTGGGATCAATTGAGGTATAACCAACTAAGATCTACCCTGCGAgtgaaaaaagaacaagTCAT ATCAACTGGAATAAATCCGCTCTGGCAATATGCCACGGCAGGTGCTCCGCCTCAGAATGCTCTCTTAAACCTCACCTACAAGGAGCAACAAGAAGAACGTATTAGGAGGAGTTTAAGCCTCACCTACGCAGAGCGAGAACAAGAACGTATTAAGAGGAATGCTGCAAAGCTCGCCGGGTGGAGAACAGCACGGAATGGGCATGGGGGAGATGTTCCGTATTCTGGAAATATTCTCACCATAGGAAGTCGGGGCAAAGAAACCTCATCCACGAGGCAGGAAGAAGTCTTAAAATCTCCTGTCAAGCCCAG GCCTATCGCTCGACCGGAGCCACGCCGATCTATGCGCAATACCCCTTCGAAAGAGCAGCCAGACGAATT GATATTGGTGTACCCTCCTGGGCCAGGTGCCGTAAATATCAATATAAGTGACCTTAATCGTTTAGAGCCCGGGGAATATTTGAACGACACGCTTATAGAGTTCGGTTTAAA GCTATGGCTCAATAAGCTTGAAACAAAAAATCCGCAACTTGCGCATCAAATACACATTTTCAACTCTTTTTTCTATAAAAAGTTGAATCAGGGTAAAGA CATTCAACaaacctttgaaaatattcGTAAATGGACCTCCAAAATCGACATATTCGAAAAGAAGTATATCATTGTTCCCATTAACGAGAA TCTTATTGCTGTTAGTTTGCACTGGTATTTGGCCATAATATGCGAGCCTAAATATATTCTATATCCAAAGACACCCAAATCCTCTGCTTCACGCAAGCAAACTAGGTCAACCGTACAGCCTTCTGTAGTGGCGAATACTCCTGCGGCATCAGAGGACAAAGATGACCAAACTGTCACCTCGAGCGAGGCTGAAGTTGAGCGTAATCTCAACAATGAATTTCAGAGCTCGTGCGTAATAAATGGCGAGGGCGTCGTTGATTCAAATTTACCTATACGAACCGCGGTCGACGAACATGACGCAAATTCACTGACTTCGACAGTTTCTGCAGCAAATAAAGTGGAAGATGGTGTGTTTTCGAGTTCAAGCCATGCCAGTCGTCCTGTATTCGAGCGAAATGAATTGCAGTCGCTCGAGAGATCACCGTCTGCATCTGAATCCCGAATGTCTGTTGATAGTATAGAGGAGATTGATGAAGATCTCAATCGCAGACCTATAAGCACCGAACAGTTCTACCAATCTCACCGGACTGACAGGCATTGGAGGGAACGAGCACCACGGGAACCTGACATACTAGTGTTGGACGACTCAGTCAACGAAGTCGTCAATGACGAGCCTGTAGAAGA GACTTTTATATTCATCATGGATTCTCTTGGAACTAAGCACCGCCAAGCTGTCAACAAGCTGACCGCGTATCTAAAGCTGGAAGCAAAGGACAAGAAAGGTGTTTCGGATGCAGGCACGGCTAAATCTAAGTTGGCTTCA GTGCCTGTTCAACCTAACTTCTGTGATTGTGGGGTATATTTACTGCACTTTGCTCAGACGTTTATGAGCAACCCTGTCAAATACTCTCAGAGCATTCTG ACTCAAAAAAGCAATAATATTCCAAATCATGAGAGACAAAAGATATGGAATGATTCCGAAGTGGCTGGAATGCGTGTGACTCTTGCAGAACAAATTCGTCGTCTCGCTGATGAATGGAAAAAAGCCAAGTCTCACGAAATGCAGAATGACGAAGGAAAACAGGacaatgacgacgacgacgaagttAAGATCGTCCATGTTCAAGTCGAAGGAAAGAACAAAGGtgccaaactcctcaaaaCCCCTGCCAGACGTCTGCGATGA